Part of the Ailuropoda melanoleuca isolate Jingjing unplaced genomic scaffold, ASM200744v2 unplaced-scaffold69403, whole genome shotgun sequence genome is shown below.
CCCTGGCGAAGCAGTCGGAGAAGGCAGAGGTGTCTCATCGATAAAGGTGGTGATCTCTTCCCGGAAGAAGCCAGGACCCCGTGGGGGTCCCCCACCTGACCCCAACATCCCACCCTCCAGGAATTGGCGAAGGCTGGCCAGCCCCCCCCCTTCAgcttcctcctcaccctcctcatCCTCCAGCCTTTGTCTACTTCCCAGGTACTCAGGAGGACCCCCCAGGGCTCGGCTCTGGGCCGGGAGGACCCGGATGTCATCAGAGGATGACCACTTATGCAGGATGGAGCCTGGTGCCCGAGGAGTAGAGAAGATGTTGGTCTCGTCGTGGGACAGACGGCGGGACAGAGGGacctggggagaggaaaaggtaGACCCAGAGGTGCTATAGGGACaaaggggagcagaggcaggaacCGAAGTGGGGACTTGGCAAGATAGCTCCACCCCCTGAAACTTTTGCAGAACATCCTCTGATGGGCAGACCTGGTTCTGAGAGGTCTGAAGGGGAGCCTCTCTTGCCACACCTTTCTTTCACCTACCCCTTAGGTGCCCTGCAGGCCAGGGCTAGGGAGTGGGGAATCGGGATGGTCAGCAGAGACTGGAGACAAGTAGGAGGTGCACTGCCTA
Proteins encoded:
- the LOC117800388 gene encoding probable G-protein coupled receptor 162, with protein sequence MLFPPLERVHYLQVPLSRRLSHDETNIFSTPRAPGSILHKWSSSDDIRVLPAQSRALGGPPEYLGSRQRLEDEEGEEEAEGGGLASLRQFLEGGMLGSGGGPPRGPGFFREEITTFIDETPLPSPTASPGPSPRRPRPLGISPRRLSLGSPDSRAVGLPLGLSAGRRCSLTGGEGSARPWGGSWGPGNPIFPQLTL